One Nostoc sp. UHCC 0302 DNA window includes the following coding sequences:
- a CDS encoding histidine phosphatase family protein, which yields MSLTLYFLRHGQTECSRNNSFCGSINSELTPEGLEMAKAFASAYSSKPWNAIFCSPMQRTVETAKPLYTAIGMEPQLRDGLKEINYGKWEGKTPEIVSREYHDDYIRWSADPAWYAPTGGEMAVTIAARAIQVIEEIKQLYSSGNVLIVSHKATIRIMLCSFLGIDVGRFRFRLGCPVGSVSIVEFTSHGTLLQALADRTHLDERLRNLPGT from the coding sequence GTGAGTCTAACTCTTTACTTCCTCCGTCACGGGCAGACAGAATGCAGTCGTAATAATTCCTTTTGCGGTTCTATAAATTCAGAACTTACCCCGGAAGGATTGGAAATGGCAAAGGCTTTTGCATCTGCATACAGTTCTAAGCCTTGGAATGCAATCTTTTGTAGCCCAATGCAGCGAACTGTGGAAACAGCGAAACCTCTGTATACAGCCATCGGGATGGAACCACAACTACGGGATGGTTTGAAAGAAATTAACTATGGTAAGTGGGAAGGTAAAACACCAGAAATAGTTAGCCGCGAATATCATGATGATTATATACGTTGGTCAGCCGATCCGGCTTGGTACGCCCCAACTGGTGGGGAAATGGCAGTTACAATTGCTGCTCGTGCTATACAGGTAATTGAAGAAATTAAGCAGCTTTATAGTAGTGGGAATGTTTTAATTGTTTCCCACAAGGCAACTATTAGAATTATGCTGTGTAGCTTTTTAGGTATTGATGTGGGACGCTTTCGGTTTCGTTTAGGATGCCCTGTGGGGTCAGTCAGTATTGTAGAATTTACTTCACATGGCACACTTTTGCAAGCTTTGGCAGACCGTACTCATTTGGATGAGCGTTTGCGAAATTTACCAGGGACATGA
- a CDS encoding HetP family heterocyst commitment protein, translating into MNQDIASISSTLDQTMKSQQFDKVVEAILAGKYSWACVLMLRFAGYNPLHYIPYRTYNRLLKENSKSNRVNQQQNENLKIVKQSNDTRSDSNLSATCLTKIKDIAYLEVVGKQKTEIRSNNLGQRLAKQAN; encoded by the coding sequence ATGAATCAAGACATTGCTAGCATTAGTAGTACCTTAGATCAAACAATGAAGTCTCAGCAATTTGACAAAGTAGTTGAAGCTATTCTTGCCGGAAAGTATTCTTGGGCTTGTGTTTTAATGCTGCGATTTGCTGGCTACAATCCTCTACATTACATTCCATACCGCACTTATAATCGATTACTCAAAGAAAACTCTAAGTCTAACCGAGTTAACCAACAGCAAAATGAAAATCTAAAAATAGTTAAACAGTCTAATGATACAAGGTCTGATAGCAATCTTTCAGCGACTTGTTTAACTAAAATAAAAGACATAGCTTATCTGGAAGTAGTTGGAAAACAAAAAACAGAAATTCGTAGTAACAATCTGGGTCAGAGGTTGGCAAAGCAAGCAAATTAA
- a CDS encoding GH116 family glycosyl hydrolase, giving the protein MTNQPSPKIPAYTWNRPIGLGWEKPYTVRYASNIDDGPWHGMPLGGFGAGCIGRSSRGDFNLWHIDGGEHIFKNIPACQFSVFESNGTSSQAYALSTQSAEDDTLQAWKWYPRSRGGGEGESGGELSSIHQQRLTGIYHALYPRSWFVYENVFEAELTCEQFSPVWADNYQETSYPVAVFLWNAHNPTDAPITLSIMLTWQNTAGWFTNALKSPQVRVRDDGSPVYEYQPRWGESQGNYNQIVEDTQHFGCVLGRVGSDEPLQEGDGQWCIATPKHPQVEVFHHSCWNPEGTGDDVWQSFAEDGSLPNYIDANPAAAGEQLGAAIAIRFTLQPGETLEVPFVLAWDFPITEFAAGVNYYRRYTDFFGKDGNNAWAIASTALQEYQSWRSQIQSWQKPILDREDLPSWFKMALFNELYDLTSGGTLWSAASELDPIGQFAVLECLDYRWYESLDVRLYGSFGLLMLFPELEKSVMRAFARAIPQSDDTRRVIGYYLTIKAESPLAVRKVAGATPHDLGAPNEHVWQKTNYTSYQDCNLWKDLGSDFVLQVYRDFLLTGADDVEFLADCWGAIVQTLDYLKTFDKDGDGIPENSGAPDQTFDDWRLQGVSAYCGGLWLAALEAAIAISEVLLMNRRGAENTEELRVQKSTYEAWLKQSRPIYDEKLWNGQYYKLDSESGSDVVMADQLCGQFYARLLDLPDIVPSDRALSALKTVYDACFLKFCNGEFGAANGVRPDGSPENPKATHPLEVWTGINFGLAAFLVQMEMKDEAFRLTQSVVEQIYNNGLQFRTPEAITAAGTFRASTYLRAMAIWAIYLVIN; this is encoded by the coding sequence ATGACAAATCAACCCTCTCCGAAAATCCCCGCTTACACTTGGAATCGTCCCATTGGTTTAGGTTGGGAAAAACCCTATACTGTCCGCTACGCTAGCAATATTGATGATGGGCCTTGGCATGGTATGCCTTTAGGTGGCTTTGGTGCAGGTTGCATCGGTCGTTCTTCGCGGGGAGACTTTAACCTCTGGCACATCGACGGCGGTGAACATATCTTCAAAAATATTCCGGCTTGTCAATTCAGTGTGTTTGAATCTAATGGCACATCTTCCCAGGCATATGCTTTGTCTACTCAATCAGCGGAAGATGATACTTTGCAAGCATGGAAATGGTATCCAAGGAGTAGAGGAGGGGGAGAGGGGGAGAGTGGGGGAGAACTTTCTTCTATCCATCAACAGAGGCTAACGGGAATTTATCACGCTTTGTATCCCCGTAGCTGGTTTGTGTATGAAAATGTATTTGAAGCAGAGTTAACTTGTGAGCAGTTTTCTCCGGTTTGGGCAGATAATTATCAAGAAACTAGCTACCCTGTAGCAGTGTTTCTCTGGAATGCTCATAACCCAACTGATGCACCTATTACTCTCAGCATCATGCTGACTTGGCAAAATACTGCGGGTTGGTTTACTAACGCCCTGAAATCTCCCCAAGTGCGGGTGCGTGATGATGGAAGTCCGGTTTACGAATATCAACCGCGCTGGGGTGAAAGTCAAGGCAACTATAACCAGATAGTTGAAGATACACAACATTTTGGTTGTGTTTTAGGACGGGTTGGTAGTGATGAACCTTTACAAGAAGGGGACGGACAGTGGTGTATTGCGACGCCGAAACATCCGCAAGTGGAGGTGTTTCACCACAGCTGCTGGAATCCTGAAGGTACGGGTGATGATGTGTGGCAAAGCTTTGCCGAAGATGGTTCTTTGCCTAATTATATAGATGCAAATCCAGCAGCAGCAGGCGAACAGTTAGGGGCTGCGATTGCAATTCGTTTCACTCTCCAACCAGGGGAGACTCTAGAAGTCCCCTTTGTTCTCGCTTGGGATTTCCCCATCACCGAATTTGCCGCCGGGGTTAATTATTACCGCAGATATACAGACTTTTTTGGTAAAGATGGTAACAATGCTTGGGCGATCGCGTCCACTGCACTACAAGAGTATCAAAGTTGGCGATCGCAGATTCAAAGTTGGCAAAAACCAATTCTCGACCGGGAAGATTTACCGTCTTGGTTCAAAATGGCTCTATTCAATGAGCTTTATGATTTGACTAGCGGCGGTACTCTCTGGAGTGCGGCATCAGAATTAGATCCCATCGGTCAGTTTGCGGTGTTAGAGTGCTTAGATTACCGCTGGTACGAAAGTTTAGATGTGCGGTTATACGGTTCTTTTGGGCTGCTGATGCTGTTTCCTGAATTGGAAAAGTCGGTGATGCGGGCATTTGCACGGGCAATTCCCCAAAGTGACGATACTCGCCGGGTAATTGGTTATTATTTAACAATTAAAGCCGAAAGTCCCCTTGCTGTTCGTAAAGTTGCAGGTGCAACACCCCACGATTTAGGCGCACCCAATGAACACGTCTGGCAGAAAACCAACTACACCAGTTATCAAGACTGCAATTTATGGAAGGATCTCGGTAGTGATTTTGTCTTGCAAGTATACCGAGATTTTCTGCTCACGGGTGCTGATGATGTAGAATTCCTCGCAGACTGCTGGGGTGCAATTGTCCAAACCCTAGATTATCTTAAAACCTTTGACAAAGATGGCGATGGTATTCCCGAAAACTCTGGTGCGCCTGATCAAACTTTTGATGATTGGCGGTTACAAGGTGTCAGTGCCTATTGTGGTGGTTTGTGGTTAGCAGCACTGGAGGCTGCGATCGCAATTAGCGAAGTTTTATTAATGAACCGCAGAGGCGCAGAGAATACAGAGGAGTTAAGAGTTCAAAAATCCACCTATGAAGCTTGGTTAAAACAATCTCGCCCAATCTATGACGAGAAACTCTGGAATGGACAATATTACAAACTTGATAGCGAGAGTGGTTCTGATGTGGTGATGGCAGATCAATTGTGTGGACAATTCTACGCCCGGCTACTGGACTTACCGGATATTGTACCAAGCGATCGCGCCCTCTCTGCTCTGAAAACTGTTTATGATGCTTGCTTCCTGAAATTCTGCAATGGTGAATTTGGTGCGGCTAATGGTGTTCGTCCTGACGGTTCACCCGAAAACCCCAAAGCTACCCATCCCTTAGAAGTCTGGACTGGGATTAACTTTGGACTGGCGGCTTTTCTTGTACAAATGGAAATGAAAGATGAAGCATTTAGATTGACACAATCTGTGGTAGAGCAAATTTACAACAATGGGTTGCAATTTCGCACACCTGAAGCTATCACCGCAGCTGGTACATTCCGTGCTAGCACTTACCTCCGGGCAATGGCAATTTGGGCAATTTACTTAGTCATTAATTGA
- a CDS encoding type II toxin-antitoxin system Phd/YefM family antitoxin, with translation MLNINRDIHSLSSFKRNTLEFLQQMKQTGKPVVLTVNGKAELVVQDAESYQKLLDALERLEAMSSTGYAYASIKQGLEDVEAGRISTLNEFEQEMQQKYGISS, from the coding sequence ATGCTAAACATTAATCGAGACATTCATTCACTCTCTAGCTTTAAACGCAATACTTTGGAATTCCTACAGCAGATGAAGCAAACAGGAAAGCCTGTAGTGCTGACAGTTAATGGCAAAGCCGAACTTGTAGTTCAGGATGCAGAGTCTTACCAAAAACTGCTGGATGCTTTGGAAAGATTGGAAGCGATGTCTTCGACGGGCTACGCCTACGCCTCAATTAAGCAGGGGCTTGAAGATGTAGAGGCTGGTAGAATAAGTACCCTTAACGAATTTGAGCAAGAAATGCAGCAAAAGTATGGCATTTCAAGTTAG
- a CDS encoding type II toxin-antitoxin system RelE/ParE family toxin codes for MAFQVRVTQTAKAEIDAAYSWLRQHKPVYADKWFRELMDTIATLQEKPLRCALAPENDALAEEIRQLVYGKSRNKY; via the coding sequence ATGGCATTTCAAGTTAGGGTGACTCAGACTGCAAAAGCTGAAATTGATGCTGCTTACTCTTGGTTGAGACAGCACAAACCAGTTTATGCAGATAAATGGTTTCGGGAGTTGATGGATACTATTGCTACTCTGCAAGAAAAGCCTCTACGTTGCGCTTTAGCTCCAGAAAATGATGCACTTGCTGAAGAAATTCGTCAACTTGTTTACGGTAAGTCAAGAAATAAGTACTGA
- a CDS encoding CU044_2847 family protein has protein sequence MSNIERLVFEEDGEKYTILFESKETPSIPEIVTPEVDEDKESYGWREEAFVKIEEVHHQIRAYTKYAIGAFKNLGAAEVEEVTLKFGLKIGGKTGIPFVTEGSAESNFEIEVKCKFPENKQNSSS, from the coding sequence ATGTCGAACATAGAACGTTTAGTCTTTGAAGAAGACGGGGAAAAATATACAATTCTGTTCGAGTCAAAGGAAACGCCAAGTATTCCAGAAATAGTCACACCGGAGGTTGATGAAGATAAAGAATCCTACGGTTGGCGGGAAGAAGCATTTGTCAAGATTGAGGAAGTTCACCATCAAATTCGAGCTTATACCAAATATGCTATTGGCGCTTTTAAAAATTTAGGTGCAGCCGAAGTCGAAGAGGTGACTTTAAAGTTTGGCTTGAAGATAGGCGGGAAAACTGGTATCCCTTTTGTAACTGAAGGTTCGGCTGAGAGTAATTTTGAAATTGAGGTGAAGTGTAAGTTTCCTGAAAATAAGCAAAATTCCAGTAGTTAA